The genome window AATAATTCACTCTTATGGAAGTTTATCTTTAACCCTGAGAGTTGCTCGAAATCACAAAGCaaaagcttcatgttcttggcCTTTTCTGGGTCATCATCTATGAATATAATTGTGCCATCAGAATATTAGAGAACTGACTTCCCACTTCCTACCAACTCCTTCGACTTGACTGACATTTTTAGCCCTCTCAATCAATACTGCTAACATATTAGCAACAATGTTAAATAAAGTCGGAGAGAGCATGTCACCTTGATGTCGACCCTTTTTTGTTTGGAAGTAATGGCCAGTTTCTTCATTGATTTTTATAGCTACGCTACCTCTGAAAATGAAACTTTCGACCCATGTGCACCATTTAGACGAAAACCTTTTATCCAAAGGGACTGTAACAAGAAAGGACATTTTACTTTGTCGTAAGtcttctcaaaatcaattttgaGGATTACACCACTCATCTTTTTTTTGATAGAGTTCGTGTATCATCTCATATAGAATTACTACTCCTTCTAGGATATTCCTTCCACGCATAAATGTTGTTTGAGTTGGATGGATTATACGGTCCACGACACTATTGATTCGGTTGGTGACCACCTTGGTGAAGATTTGAAGCTAACATTTAGCAAACAGGTTGGTCTGTACTGGTGAGTATGACtagcttcttttatttttggcaGGAGGGTAATCACTCCAAAATTTATATCAGGAGGTTCCCCAGCATGCATATCGTGAAACATTACCACTAGGTCATCTTTGATGATATTACAAAAGTTCTGGTAGAACTTAGTCGGGAAGCCATCTAGACCTGGTGCTTTATTTCTTTCCATTTAAAATATGGTGTCTTTTACTTCCTTTTCTGATAATAAAGTTGTAAGAATATCATTTTCTACATCAGTCACCTGAGTGATGTCATCTATCCACAACTCGGTCATGGAGAAATAATTGTTCACATGTGGCCCAAATAATTCTTTATAAAATTTGGTTATATATGTTTTTAACTAATTTTATCCTTcaatttttttgtcttctttctTTAGGCAAAAGATATGTTGTTTTCTATGTTTGTAATTTGCAATCATTTAGAAATAGCAAGTATTGTTGTCTCTTTGGAGGATATCCTTGACTTTGGCATATTAGTATCATTTAGCCTCCTCTTCTTGGAATAGTTCAATCAATTTTTCATTCGATTAGTTCTTTATATTAACTTTTTGCCAGGCAATGAAGCTCATATTTTTTATCAAGCTCATTGATTATCGATAtgagttctttcttttgttgtttgtaTGTCTCACGAGTGTGCGCAGCTCATCCTCTAAGGTGTTATTTTAGTGAGCTAAGTTTGTTATCTACCTTTGTGTAGAGATCCGTCCCCTTGATGGCATATTCCATAACTCTTAACCCGGTCTGTAAACCTCTCACGAGCTAGACAACCTAGCTCGAACTTGAAAGGCCTTTGTCATCTATTTAGAGTCGAGTCACCGGTATCTATCATGATCGGCGTATGGTCTAACAAAAACGTCCATCGAAAACCTGGACGGTAACCAATGGGAATTTATTTAATTCCCTAcatgactatatatatatagtcataTACCTCAATCATAGTGCTCGATCGCCGTACGGGTTGCTTATACTGTCATTATCCAGTGTCCTGGATCAGAATCAGACCCCCTCCAATTAATTGTATGCACACTTGCtcatactttaaaaaaaaaaatctagctacTTTGCACTATAATACTTCATATGCTGCTAAAGTGCAAAGAGTCCCTGAAAAGGGCGATTAGCATACGTGTACTTTTTGTCTTTTCGTGCCTCATCAGACTAAAAGTAAGAATTTATTATGATGTGACGACGTGAGCACGACTATCTTAACACAAGCATATATACTTAAATGTTAATTTCTGGGCCAATGGTTTCAGAATTTCTTGTCTCATCCTGCTTGGATAAGCAAAACTAACTTGGCGAACTGACGTTGATGAAGTGTTTGGTTCGTCAGCATCTCAACCCCACGTTGCTCCAATTTAGTTTTGATATGTCCAGTTGTAAACTTGTAGTTACCAAAGTATTACTGTATATATAAAGCCATGCACCACTTGAATCACTTGATGAAGAACGtgcattatatttttttagcatgTTTTGCCTTACATTCTAGAATGGGTACGGTTTGTGCCATGCATATTTCTCTTTTTCATAGGGCAGTTGCCAGTTGGTACCATCTTTGTCATTCAGAGACCATCTCTTGCGTGTTACACACCCCGTTTGGTTCGATCTGGACTTAAAATTGTAGCATAGGAATTGGGGTTATTCCTCAATAGTGAACTCTAAATCAATTCTAAATTGAGCAAGTTTGGCGCTTGTCGTGTTGCGCTCTTAGCTGACGGGATGCATCGATCGTAACCAGAATTAATATTTCATGTTGTCCTGTTGATGGTCTACGCACGCACGCATCAATACTCAAGcacaaaaaagaaatgaaaaaaagtCTGATGAGCACGCACGTACTGACGTACCGTGGCAgtagtgtgtgtgtgtctatatatagttttcctatatatatatatatatatatatatatataaataaatggaAGGTAATTAAGTTCATTTTTGGCCATCCGCACTTATGAACAGATAGAAGTTTATGCAAGCGCGTATTCCGCCTTTTGCGTCACATGTACACGTGTTGGTCTACTGCCGAGGAGCGcggtatgtatgtatgtatgagcatattgtAAGCTAAATACAGTTGCTAAGCTTCTGGCCAGATTGGTTAGGATTGCTAAGCTAAATACAGTTCATTACCTTTTGTTTTCCAATCCTCCTATTCTCCATACGCCTGAAAACAAGCTCAATTTCAGGGTTAAGATTTCAGATTTGGAGAGTCCTCTATGGCTGCCGGACTTAGAAGAGACTTCGAAGAAGGCAGGTAGGCTAGGTGGAGAACGAGCGGCAAGGCAGTGGGGACGCCGCTAGACGTGAGTGAGACGATGGACCGCTAGTGGGATAGTGCGAGTTTGGGAGAGCTCAGCGAAGGTAGAGGACACGGATACGACGGCATCCCGCTGCCGGAGATGGTGGGCAGTAGGTGGGTATGAGCAGAGAGTGGCAGGGGTGGAGAAAAAAGACGATGTCTGGTCTCTCCAATCTCGATTGGATGGCTGGAATCTATCGCGGAAGCAAAGGCCGTTTTCAGACGACCTGTTGTTTTCTTCATGTTAGCCTATGAGATTGCGCACAGCAGCCAAAACCGCACAAGCATTGGCTAAAGCCAGCTTGATAAGCATGAAGCCTAGCTAAACAAATGCGGCCAttcgaatatatatatataacagcCAATGAGAGTGACCATCTACCAAAATAACACATTTAATTTTTAAACGCACACGTCATCTCATGCTACTATACTCTAAGATAACAATTAAGTAACTATGCAAAGTGCaatgctctcttcctctctgctTGTTTATATAGACGAACAGTTGCGGCAAACCCAGACACAATCAACTAGTAGTGAACTAGTGGTAGTACAGTCACAATTTGACGTGCAATGTGCAGCGGCGTCAAACTGTGGAGGGCAATGGCGAGGGTGCACTCTGCCGCTTTCTCGTCGTCGCCGCAGCTGTCACAAGGGATTGACGCGGCCGGTGCTTCCCCTGATGAGCCGACGATGAAGACGACGGCACGGTTGCACGGGAGCGAGCAGCGGGAGGTGTTCACCATCTGGATGAAGTCGCTGGTGCTCAACGGCAGCGGCTGCACCGTCTACGACTCCGCCGGTTGCATCGTCTACCGCGTCGACAACTACAGCGCCCGCCGCACCGCCGACGTCTGCCTCATGGACCTCTCCGGTACCGTCGTCCTCCAAATACTCAAGAAGGTAAAAGTCACGTCGTACCAAATTGACACCACGAACACCCGAGAATCATTGTGCAAGAACAGGTAGCTAATCTGACATGAGTGCGCGTTCTTGTGTGGCCGTTGATCTGGCCATGCAGAAGCTTGGATTCGGGAGGAAATGGGAGGGGTACAAGTGCGAGCAGGAGAAGGAGCGGCAGCGCGCAGCGCGGCGGCGTCCGTGGTTCAACGTGGTCAGGGCGTGGCGCGGCACATCGTGCAGCTGCGAGCTCAGGGGCGACGCCGGCCACGCCGTACCCGTGCGGTACAGGATGGAAGGGAGGATCGCGCCCGCGCGCGCCGCCAGGATCGTGGACGGCGCCACGGGGCTGGCCGTGGCCGAGGTGAAGAGGAAGACGACGCCCGCGGGGGTGGCGCTGGGCGCTGACGTGCTCACCCTGGCGGTGGAGCCCGGCGTGGACCGCTCCGTCATCATGgggctcgtgctcgtgcatGGCCTCATCAACCGAGCCATGTGAGGGTCAGATCAGTAGCTGCGCAGGAGACGGCTCCTGGTTTTGTTTGCTCCCAGTGTAAAGTTTCTTGAGAGGGATTAGTTGTTGGctgttttgtgataattttattaaagtatatgtagttttacaATAATATCGATACTAAATATTATTAGACCACTCGTATCTGATCAGATAAACATTGCaaagtaaattttgtaaaactacagatattttaataaaaattatcgtaaaactatatatttaaacAATAGTTTTACAGAACTACAAATTTAGTGtcaattttatcgcaaaactataga of Phragmites australis chromosome 3, lpPhrAust1.1, whole genome shotgun sequence contains these proteins:
- the LOC133911031 gene encoding protein LURP-one-related 11-like encodes the protein MARVHSAPTMKTTARLHGSEQREVFTIWMKSLVLNGSGCTVYDSAGCIVYRVDNYSARRTADVCLMDLSGTVVLQILKKKLGFGRKWEGYKCEQEKERQRAARRRPWFNVVRAWRGTSCSCELRGDAGHAVPVRYRMEGRIAPARAARIVDGATGLAVAEVKRKTTPAGVALGADVLTLAVEPGVDRSVIMGLVLVHGLINRAM